A region of the Stieleria neptunia genome:
CAGTGCGGCGATCGAATCGGCCAGCCGGCCGACATCCTTGGGGTGCAGCCCCGCGGTCGGCTCGTCCAGGACGTACAGCATGTTGACCAGGTTGCCGCCCAGGGCCGCGGTCAATGCGACCCGTTGGGTTTCGCCGCCGGACAGGGTTCGCAAGGGGCGATCGAGTTGCAGATAGCCCAGGCCGACCGATTGCAAGTAGCCGATTCGATCGCAGATTTGTCGCAGCGGTTCGGCGGCGATCTCGCGCTGCCGCGTCCCCAGCGGGGCTTGGCGAAAAAACTCGGCGGCGGCCAAACCCGACATTTCCAGCAGGTCCGCGATCGTTCGGTCGGCGATCTTGTAGGCCAGCGCCGCTGCGTTGTAGCGCCGGCCGTGACAGGCGTCGCAGGTTCGATAGCTGCGATAGCGGCTGGCAAAGATGCGGATGTGCATCTTGTATTTCTTGCGATCCAGCCACGCGAAAAAAACATCCAGTCCGCCAAAATTCCGCTCGGGGACACCGCGCTGGATCAACTTCAAATGCTTTTTCTTGAGCTTGGCGAAGGGCACGTCGGTCGGCAGGTCATAGTCGTCGGCCAGCTCCAGCAATTCCTCCAGCTCGTGTTGATAGGAGGGCGTGTTCCAGGGCGCGATCGCACCTTCGGCGATCGACAGCGACGGGTCGGGCACGACCAAGTCCATGTCCACGTCGACCAGCTCGCCGAACCCTTCGCATCGTTCACAGGCCCCCAGCGGGTTGTTGAAATTGAACAGTCGGGGGACGGGATCGGGGTAATCCAAGTCGCACTGATCACAGCGGCGTTGATCGCTGATCACCCGCTGCATCCAGTCGCGGCCATCGATCTCGGTGATTCGGCCCGCGGGTGTTTGTGCGGTTGCCGGCGATGCGGATTCCGTCAGCACGACCGCCCGGCCGTGCCCTTCACCCATGGCGGTTTCCAGCGATTCGGTCAACCGCGACAGCTCGGTGTCCGCAGAAACGCGGTCGACCACCACGATGCATTCCGCTCCCCCGCGTCCGATCTTCTTGGCCAACGCGGCTCGATCGGAATCCGACAGATGAAACGTCTGGCCGCGGACGATCAAACGCAGGTACCCGGCCCGTTGCAGCCCCAGCAGAATCTCGCTGCCGGATTTTCGATTGGGCAGGTGGACTTGGAACCCGATCATCGCGCGACCCGGGGATGCGGCCAGTTCTTCGGCAATGGTGGTGGGATCGTCCGCGGAGACCTCGCGGCCGCATCCGGTGCAGTACAGGGTGGCGCACTTGGCGAACAGCAACCGCAAGTGGTCGGCGATCTCGGTCGCGGTCCCCACGGTGCTGCGATTGGTTTTGGAGCCGCCGGCGCGCGTCACCGCGACCGCCGGGGGAATGCCGGTGATCGAGTCGCAGTCGGGTTTGTCGAGCCGCTGCAGAAATTGCCGCGTGTAGGCCGAAAAGCTCTCGATGTAGCAGCGTTGGCCTTCGGCATACAGCGTGTCGAGGGCCAGCGAAGTTTTACCGCTGCCGGACAGGCCGCAAAACGCGATCAGTTTGCCGCGGGGCAGGTCCAGATCGACGTCGCGAAGGTTGTGGACCCGGCAACCGCGGACGGAGATCAGGTTGGCAGCGGCAGAGCGAGAGGGGGCAGATGGGGAGGACAAGGGGGCAGTGGGGGCGTGGTTGAAGTGAAGCGAGGGCTGATTGGAAAGTGTAGCGCATCGGCCGCCGCTGACGACCGGCATGCGCTGGTGTGCAGGCTTCAGCCGCCTCATTTCGCTGCTCCGCAGCGAGCGAATTTCG
Encoded here:
- the uvrA gene encoding excinuclease ABC subunit UvrA, yielding MPVVSGGRCATLSNQPSLHFNHAPTAPLSSPSAPSRSAAANLISVRGCRVHNLRDVDLDLPRGKLIAFCGLSGSGKTSLALDTLYAEGQRCYIESFSAYTRQFLQRLDKPDCDSITGIPPAVAVTRAGGSKTNRSTVGTATEIADHLRLLFAKCATLYCTGCGREVSADDPTTIAEELAASPGRAMIGFQVHLPNRKSGSEILLGLQRAGYLRLIVRGQTFHLSDSDRAALAKKIGRGGAECIVVVDRVSADTELSRLTESLETAMGEGHGRAVVLTESASPATAQTPAGRITEIDGRDWMQRVISDQRRCDQCDLDYPDPVPRLFNFNNPLGACERCEGFGELVDVDMDLVVPDPSLSIAEGAIAPWNTPSYQHELEELLELADDYDLPTDVPFAKLKKKHLKLIQRGVPERNFGGLDVFFAWLDRKKYKMHIRIFASRYRSYRTCDACHGRRYNAAALAYKIADRTIADLLEMSGLAAAEFFRQAPLGTRQREIAAEPLRQICDRIGYLQSVGLGYLQLDRPLRTLSGGETQRVALTAALGGNLVNMLYVLDEPTAGLHPKDVGRLADSIAALRDRGNTVIVVEHNETMIETADRVVEIGPGAGSDGGRIVFEGTPKQMLRNRDSLTGQFLSGRRGSTLRHHAPRPSQGRITLRGARGHNLQDLTVDFPLGVLCVVTGVSGSGKSSLVQDTLFEAIRHEKLHQAAKPLPYQSITGLGQIQDCVSVDQSPISRSPRSCPVTYLKAFDPIRKVFADSVEARARGLTPSHFTFNNDKGRCPECEGAGVLEIDMQFLADVSMQCPECRGTRFRDDILKARYRDRSIADVLAMSAREAYAFFRGADKVQARLKRMIDVGLGYLSLGQSATTLSSGEGQRLKLAAFLASAKRKRTLFVMDEPTTGLHFDDLIRLVDCFDALIADGHSLLVVEHNPLLMLSADHLIDLGPGAGDAGGRVVAAGTPAEIAASTESETGKVLATEMGRGEG